One stretch of Chaetodon auriga isolate fChaAug3 chromosome 18, fChaAug3.hap1, whole genome shotgun sequence DNA includes these proteins:
- the otofa gene encoding otoferlin isoform X12, with protein MMSLMVHLKTVAHLRGRGDRIAKVTFRGLPFYSRVAENCEEVAHFNEMFRWPIASRLDGNEMLEIQVYNYSKVFSNRLVGTFCMVLQKVAEEGHLELTDTLIDDNNTSIKTSVTIEIRYQSMDGTVGVWSDGEFLDVPDDRDGMFAFETDSLLSGQSHGSGTSPGRSLQGSIPTFRKAGKGVFSAMKLGKIKISKDDHKKGDEPAVLDMEDLDRKAMRLAGSLDPDTISLASVTAVTTNVSNKRSKPDIKMEPSSGRPVDYQISITVIEARQLIGLNMDPVVCVEIGDDKKYTSMKESTNCPYYNEYFVFDFHVPPDVMFDKIIKLSVIHSKNLLRSGTLVGTFKMDVGTVYSQPEHQFYHKWAILSDPDDITTGCKGYIKCDIAVVGKGDNIKTPHKANETDEDDIEGNLLLPEGIPAERQWARFYVKIYRAEGLPKMNTSIMANVKKAFIGENRDLVDPYVQVQFAGQKGKTSVQKSSYEPIWNEQVVFTELFPPLCKRVKVQIRDSDKVNDVAIGTHFIDLRKISNDGDKGFLPTLGPAWANMYGSTRQYTLMDEHQDLNDGLGEGVSFRARLLLSIAVEILDTTSPDIVSSTEVQVEAVSNISESATGKIDEFFLFGSFLEATMIDRKIGDKTISFEITIGNYGNQIDGVSKPSSAKKKKKDGESEEEESELIQNSSEDEADEEADLVSISSTPPMKPVITDRNYFHLPYFEKKPCVYIKSWWQDQRRRLYNSNMMDKIADKLEEGLNDVQEVIKTEKAFPERRLRGVLEELSVGCSRFVTLANKDVNQAGRTKLDRERLKSCMREMDSMGQQAKQIRTQVKKNTVRDKLKLVQNFLQKLRFLADEPQHSIPDVFIWMMSNNKRIAYARIPSKDILYSIVDEETGKDCGKVKAVFLKLPGKKGFGPAGWTVQAKLELYLWLGLNKQRKDFLNGLPNGFEEIKAAKMGPGLHAVPPVSLVYNMKQVFQLRAHMYQARSLFAADSSGLSDPFARVFFSTHSQVTEVLTETLCPTWDQLLVFDDVELFGEASELRDDPPIIVVEIYDQDTVGKAEFIGRTFAKPTIKMCDEHYGPPRFPPQLEYYQVYRGNCTAGELLAAFELLQIGQGGRADLPPLEGPTDSERGPILPVPLGIRPVLSRYRIEVLFWGLRDLKRINLAQVDRPRVDIECAGRGVQSVVIQNYKKNPNFSTLVKWFEVDLPENELLHPPLNIRVVDCRAFGRYILVGSHAVTSLRRFIYSTPDKTSNNWATAAKLMNGYMVLANGGSQPRSSPSISSRTLSRPAGDIIVNMDTEPLVRKMDTVVKLDATSDAVVKVDMTEEESDKEKKKKKKKKKGGVEEEDETDERVLDWWSKYFASIETLKETLRAQEAAQAEAEEREDLEIAAEAADIKPDDLLLKGSKTKEKSKDKKSSKEKKKGQAADGSEKRPLKAKVDELLVYNKELESEYGNFEDWLHTFNLYRGKAGDDDEHALDDDRIVGRFKGSLCMYKLPLSEEITREAGFDPNMGMFQSIPHNDPINVLVRVYVVRATDLHPADINGKADPYVVIKLGKSDVRDKENYISKQLNPVFGKSFDIEATFPMESMLTVSVYDWDLVGTDDLIGETKIDLENRFYSKYRATCGISTTYSLHGYNVWRDPMKPSQILGKLCKDGKIDGPHYGPGGKVKVANRIFTGPTEIEDENGLKKQTEEHLALTVLNHWEEIPRVGCKLVPEHVETRPLLNPDKPGIEQGRIEMWVDMFPMDMPAPGPAIDISPRKPKRYELRVIIWNTDEVILEDDDYFTGEKSSDIFVRGWLKGQQEDKQDTDVHYHSLTGEGNFNWRFVFPFDYLMAEEKIVISKKESMFSWDETEYKIPPRLTLQVWDADHFSADDFLGAIELDLNRFPRGAKTAKQCSIDMIRNEQELPTISIFKQKRVKGWWPFVARDENDEMELTGKVEAELHLVTAEEAEKSPVGLGRNEPDPLEKPNRPDTSLMWFLSPLKSIRYFIWHNYRWLILKVLGLVLLLLMLGLFLYSIPGYLVKKILGA; from the exons AGCAGGGAAGGGAGTTTTCTCAGCCATGAAGCTCGGCAAGATCAAGATCTCTAAAGATGATCACAAGAAAGGAG ATGAGCCGGCGGTCCTGGACATGGAGGACCTGGACAGGAAAGCGATGCGTCTTGCTGGATCGCTGGACCCCGACACCATCTCTCTGGCGTCTGTCACCGCCGTCACAACCAACGTCTCCAATAAGAG GTCAAAGCCAGATATCAAGATGGAGCCAAGCTCTGGACGACCGGTGGAttatcag ATCAGCATCACAGTGATCGAGGCCCGGCAGCTGATCGGCCTCAACATGGaccctgtggtgtgtgtggagatCGGGGATGACAAGAAGTACACGTCTATGAAAGAATCCACCAACTGCCCGTACTACAATGAG TATTTCGTCTTTGACTTCCACGTCCCTCCTGATGTCATGTTTGACAAGATCATCAAGCTGTCA GTTATTCACTCGAAAAATCTCCTCCGGAGCGGGACCTTGGTGGGAACGTTCAAGATGGATGTTGGGACCGTTTACTCGCAGCCTG AACATCAGTTTTACCACAAGTGGGCCATCCTGTCTGATCCTGATGACATAACAACGGGGTGTAAAGGATACATTAAGTGTGACATCGCTGTGGTCGGGAAGGGCGACAACATCAAGACCCCGCACAAGGCTAACGAGACCGATGAAGACGACATCGAGGG gaACCTCCTGCTCCCAGAGGGCATCCCAGCAGAGAGGCAGTGGGCAAGGTTTTACGTGAAGATCTACCGCGCCGAGGGGCTTCCGAAAATGAACACCAGCATCATGGCTAACGTGAAGAAGGCCTTCATAGGAGAGAACAGAGACCTGGTGGACCCCTACGTTCAAGTGCAGTTTGCTGGGCAGAAA GGGAAGACTTCAGTCCAGAAGAGCAGTTACGAGCCAATCTGGAACGAGCAGGTCGTCTTCACTGAGCTCTTCCCTCCACTCTGCAAACGCGTCAAGGTCCAGATACGAGACTCGGACAAGGTCAACGACGTGGCCATAGGAACCCACTTCATTGATCTACGCAAGATATCAAATGACGGTGACAAAG GGTTTCTGCCCACCCTGGGTCCAGCTTGGGCCAACATGTACGGGTCCACCCGTCAGTACACTCTGATGGACGAGCACCAGGACCTGAATGACGGTCTTGGGGAAGGCGTTTCCTTCAGAGCCcgtctccttctctccatcGCTGTGGAGATCCTGGACACCACTTCCCCTGACATCGTGAGCTCCActgaggtgcaggtggaggctgtGTCCAACATCTCAGAG AGCGCCACTGGGAAAATAGATGAGTTCTTCCTCTTTGGTTCCTTCCTGGAGGCCACCATGATCGACAGGAAGATTGGTGACAAAACGATAAGTTTTGAAATCACGATCG GTAACTACGGCAACCAGATAGATGGTGTAAGCAAGCCCTCatcagcaaagaagaagaagaaagatggagagagtgaagaagaggagagcgaGCTCATCCAGAACTCCAGTGAGGATGAGGCGGACGAGGAAGCAGACCTGGTCTCtatctcctccactcctccaatGAAGCCTGTCATCACTGACAG GAACTACTTCCACCTTCCCTACTTTGAAAAGAAGCCATGTGTCTACATCAAAAGCTGGTGGCAGGACCAGAGAAGACGACTCTACAACTCCAACATGATGGACAAGATTGCTGACAAGCTG GAAGAAGGTTTGAATGATGTTCAGGAGGTCATTAAGACGGAGAAGGCTTTTCCAGAGCGCAGACTCAGGGGAGTGCTGGAGGAGCTCAGCGTCGGCTGCAG TCGGTTTGTGACTCTGGCTAACAAGGATGTGAACCAGGCAGGCCGAACCAAACTGGATCGAGAGCGGCTCAAGTCCTGCATGAGAGAGATG GACAGCATGGGCCAACAGGCCAAGCAGATCCGGACTCAGGTGAAGAAGAACACAGTCAGAGACAAACTCAAGCTGGTGCAGAACTTCCTGCAGAAGCTCCGGTTCCTCGCTGACGAG CCTCAGCACAGCATCCCAGATGTTTTCATCTGGATGATGAGCAACAACAAGCGCATCGCCTATGCCCGGATTCCCTCCAAAGACATCCTGTACTCCATAGTGgatgaggaaacaggaaaagactGCGGCAAAGTCAAAGCTGTCTTCCTCAAG CTGCCTGGTAAGAAGGGCTTTGGTCCTGCAGGCTGGACGGTTCAGGCTAAGCTGGAGCTGTATCTGTGGCTCGGCCTCAACAAGCAAAGGAAGGACTTCCTCAATGGTCTGCCCAATGGTTTTGAAGAGATCAAAGCTGCTAAAATGGGCCCCGGTCTTCACGCTGTCCCCCCCGTCAGCCTCGTCTACAACA TGAAGCAGGTGTTCCAGCTGAGAGCACACATGTACCAGGCCCGcagtctgtttgctgctgacagCAGTGGCCTTTCAGATCCTTTCGCTCGGGTCTTCTTCTCCACACACAGCCAGGTTACTGAG gtccTGACAGAGACTCTGTGTCCTACGTGGGACCAGCTGCTGGTGTTCGATGACGTGGAGCTGTTTGGGGAGGCCAGCGAGCTGAGAGACGATCCACCAATCATTGTAGTTGAAATCTACGACCAGGACACTGTG GGCAAGGCAGAGTTCATAGGTCGGACGTTTGCGAAGCCCACCATAAAGATGTGTGACGAGCACTACGGCCCCCCGAGGTTCCCCCCACAGCTGGAGTACTACCAGGTTTACAGAGGGAACTGCACTGCTGGGGAACTGCTGGCTGcctttgagctgctgcag ATTGGTCAAGGAGGGAGGGCTGATCTTCCTCCCCTTGAAGGGCCGACAGACTCGGAGCGTGGCCCCATTCTGCCTGTGCCGCTGGGCATCCGACCCGTCCTGAGTCGCTACCGCATAGAG GTTTTGTTCTGGGGCTTAAGGGACCTGAAGAGGATTAACCTGGCTCAAGTGGATCGGCCCCGTGTGGACATAGAGTGTGCAGGTAGAGGTGTGCAGTCAGTTGTGATCCAGAACTACAAGAAAAACCCCAACTTCAGCACCCTGGTTAAATGGTTTGAGGTG GACCTTCCAGAGAATGAGcttctccaccctcctctcaaCATCCGGGTGGTGGACTGTCGGGCGTTCGGCCGTTACATCCTGGTGGGGTCCCACGCTGTCACCAGCCTGAGACGTTTCATCTACAGCACCCCAGACAAGACCTCCAACAACTGGGCCACAGCAG CTAAACTAATGAATGGCTACATGGTCCTCGCTAATGGCGGCTCCCAGCCTCGCTCCTCACCCAGCATTTCCTCCCGCACCCTCTCTCGCCCCGCAGGTGACATCATCGTCAACATGGACACAGAGCCTTTGGTCCGAAAGATGGACACGGTCGTCAAGTTAGACGCT ACGTCTGACGCTGTTGTAAAAGTTGACATG actgaggaggagagtgacaaagagaaaaagaagaagaagaagaagaagaagggaggagtggaggaggaggatgagacgGATGAGAGAGTGCTGGACTGGTGGTCTAAATATTTCGCTTCAATAGAGACACTGAAAGAG ACCCTGCGAGCCCAGGAGGCGGCTCAGGCTGAggcggaggagagagaggacctGGAGAtagctgcagaggcagcag ATATCAAACCCGATGACCTTCTTCTGAAAGGCTCCAAGACGAAGGAAAAGAGCAAAGACAAGAAGAGCTccaaggagaagaagaagggtCAGGCTGCAGACGGCTCTGAGAAACGGCCGCTTAAAGCAAAAGTGGACGAGCTGTTG GTGTACAACAAGGAGCTGGAGAGTGAGTATGGCAACTTTGAAGACTGGCTCCACACTTTCAACTTGTACAGAGGAAAGGCCGGGGACGATGACGAGCACGCGCTGGACGACGACAGGATTGTTGGCAGATTTAAG GGATCCTTATGCATGTACAAGCTACCTCTGTCTGAGGAGATCACGAGAGAGGCAGGGTTCGATCCAAATATGGGCATGTTCCAGAGCATTCCGCATAACGATCCAATCAACGTCCTTGTCCGTGTCTATGTGGTCAGA GCTACAGACCTCCATCCTGCTGATATCAACGGGAAGGCCGATCCGTACGTCGTCATCAAGCTGGGCAAGTCAGACGTCAGGGACAAAGAGAACTACATCTCCAAACAGCTCAATCCTGTATTTGGAAA ATCATTCGACATCGAGGCCACGTTCCCCATGGAGTCCATGCTGACGGTGTCCGTGTACGACTGGGACCTGGTCGGCACTGATGACCTGATTGGAGAGACAAAGATCGACTTGGAGAACcgtttctacagcaaatacaGAGCCACCTGTGGCATTTCAACCACCTACTCTCT GCATGGGTACAATGTTTGGCGGGACCCCATGAAGCCCAGTCAGATCCTGGGGAAGCTCTGCAAGGACGGCAAGATCGATGGGCCTCATTATGGGCCGGGGGGCAAAGTCAAGGTGGCCAACCGAATCTTTACGGGACCCACAGAGATTGAGGATGAAAATG GCCTGAAGAAGCAGACCGAGGAGCATTTGGCTCTGACGGTGCTGAACCACTGGGAGGAGATCCCGAGGGTGGGCTGCAAGCTGGTCCCTGAACACGTGGAGACCAGACCCCTGCTGAACCCCGACAAACCCGGCATCGAACAG GGCCGTATTGAGATGTGGGTGGACATGTTCCCGATGGACATGCCCGCTCCTGGACCTGCGATTGACATATCACCACGAAAACCAAAGAG ATATGAGCTCAGGGTGATTATTTGGAATACAGACGAAGTAATACTGGAGGACGATGATTACTTCACTGGGGAAAAGTCCAGTGACATATTTGTCAGGGG ATGGCTGAAAGGGCAGCAGGAGGACAAGCAGGACACAGATGTGCACTATCACTCCCTGACTGGCGAGGGCAACTTTAACTGGCGCTTTGTCTTCCCCTTCGATTACCTCATGGCTGAGGAGAAGATCGTCATCTCCAAGAAGGAGTCCATGTTCTCCTGGGATGAGACCGAATATAAGATCCCTCCTCGCCTCACGCTGCAGGTCTGGGACGCCGATCACTTCTCCGCCGATGACTTCCTGG GTGCGATTGAGTTGGACCTGAACCGCTTCCCTCGTGGCGCCAAGACGGCCAAGCAGTGCTCCATTGACATGATCCGGAATGAGCAGGAGCTGCCCACCATTTCCATATTCAAACAAAAGAGGGTCAAGGGCTGGTGGCCGTTCGTAGCCCGAGATGAGAACGATGAGATGGAGCTCACG GGTAAAGTAGAGGCTGAGCTTCATCtggtgacagcagaggaggcgGAGAAAAGTCCTGTAGGTCTTGGACGGAACGAGCCCGATCCACTGGAGAAACCAAA TCGCCCGGACACCAGTCTTATGTGGTTTCTGAGCCCTCTGAAGTCCATTCGTTACTTCATCTGGCACAACTACCGCTGGCTGATCCTCAAGGTCCTGGGcctggttctgctgctgctcatgctgGGCCTCTTCCTCTACTCAATCCCTGGCTACCTGGTCAAGAAGATACTGGGGGCCTGA